The following are from one region of the Novosphingobium humi genome:
- a CDS encoding intermembrane phospholipid transport protein YdbH family protein: protein MDDLPTDAEVTPPPRGRGLFQAPRGRGRQLALAGAGLVALALGLGWAERLSIADAVLRRELVRLGLAARFNVAELDTRHAVLTDVVVGDSAHPDAVIPRIEVWAGMVGFTPGISRVDLTSPRLFAAIRDGRVSFGAIDRLMKGGKPSGLPAMDLRIKDGVMALATPAGGVGVVLSGRGNLAGGFGGALAVSAPHLRGGGCLGGGRFAGRAGVKAGAPMIEGTANLMPASCGAIRLGASQIGVKGRLGELLDGGQVDLALRGGVLDMPGARIGAITGPLRLALRDSAVNAIGRIAAHDLAATGLAAREVGIEGRLRAPLTMARIDGDGTISGHGVVPDKASYAALDKARRGAAGTLAEPLIARIEASLRKETPRSRLEGRFNLHAGEGRFSFVAPLLRLVGDSGMPLVDGDRLTLVKNDGAKPSFTGSLRTAAPGLPRVLAEIPKNGGPIRLSMAEYRAENGAALALPRMEIVAKGGEIRWRGEAVASGALAPGVKVAGLHLPLDGTGGAQGARLWSSCTPITFAGLEAKGLSLSAGKLAACPITGPLLTLDRGGWRAGVRLAGLDLNGRMGDSPLRLNGGAMELRAGAGRDAALNAQNVSVQLGKPGEGTALKLASVTAQMGTGAAGDFKGLEGSLAAVPMLIRNGAGQWRYADGALALADVALEVSDVETPARFAPLSAHGAGLTMKDGVIRADAVLREPKSDRQIVQVAITHDLAGAKGFADLTVDGLTFDAKLQPDGLTALALGTIANAAGRFDGTGRIDWADGKVTSHGRITTQSFDFAGLAGPVKGVAGTVEFTDLLGLVTAPHQSLRIGSINPGIEATDGKMRFTMHPGYLLEIEDARWPFLDGEMEMLPTTLQLGGAAVRRFELKLSAVNAAKLITHMEVSNLAATGLFDGRIPLIFDQNGGRVSGGELISRPGGGSVSYVGQLSYRDLSAMANFAFRTLRDVRFKEMRIGLDGDLAGEVVTRVSMKGLSQGKGASKNFLTRQVAKLPLQFNVNIRAPFYQLIGSLRSLYDSNYIGDPRDKGLTLPSMRIMPTQNPLPKTATIQPSVSEHRP from the coding sequence ATGGATGATTTGCCCACCGATGCCGAAGTGACGCCCCCGCCGCGCGGGCGCGGCCTTTTTCAGGCGCCGCGCGGCCGCGGGCGGCAACTGGCCTTGGCCGGGGCGGGGCTGGTGGCGCTTGCGCTGGGGCTGGGCTGGGCCGAAAGGCTTTCGATTGCCGATGCGGTGCTGCGGCGCGAACTGGTGCGGCTGGGGCTGGCGGCGCGCTTCAATGTGGCCGAACTCGATACGCGTCATGCGGTGCTGACCGATGTGGTAGTGGGCGATTCGGCCCATCCCGATGCCGTGATTCCCCGCATCGAGGTCTGGGCCGGTATGGTGGGCTTCACGCCCGGTATTTCGCGGGTGGATCTGACCTCGCCGCGCCTTTTCGCCGCGATCAGGGATGGGCGGGTCAGCTTTGGCGCCATCGACAGATTGATGAAAGGCGGCAAGCCCTCGGGCCTGCCCGCGATGGATTTGCGGATCAAGGATGGGGTCATGGCTCTGGCCACGCCTGCGGGCGGGGTCGGGGTGGTGCTGTCGGGCAGGGGCAATCTGGCGGGCGGTTTTGGCGGCGCGCTGGCGGTGTCGGCGCCTCATCTGCGGGGCGGCGGCTGTTTGGGCGGCGGGCGTTTTGCCGGACGCGCCGGCGTGAAGGCCGGAGCGCCGATGATCGAGGGCACGGCGAATCTGATGCCCGCCTCCTGCGGCGCGATCCGGCTGGGCGCATCGCAGATCGGGGTGAAGGGCAGGCTGGGCGAATTGCTCGATGGCGGTCAGGTCGATCTGGCGCTGCGCGGCGGGGTGCTGGATATGCCGGGCGCGCGGATCGGCGCGATCACGGGCCCATTGCGGCTGGCGCTGCGCGATTCGGCGGTCAACGCCATCGGACGGATCGCCGCGCATGATCTGGCCGCGACCGGGCTGGCGGCCAGGGAAGTGGGGATTGAGGGGCGCCTGCGCGCGCCTTTGACCATGGCGCGGATCGATGGCGACGGCACGATTTCGGGCCATGGCGTGGTGCCTGACAAGGCAAGCTATGCCGCGCTGGACAAGGCGCGGCGCGGCGCGGCCGGCACTCTGGCCGAACCGCTGATCGCGCGGATCGAGGCGAGCCTGCGCAAGGAGACCCCGCGCAGCCGGCTGGAGGGCCGTTTCAACCTCCATGCGGGCGAAGGGCGGTTCAGCTTTGTTGCGCCCCTGCTGCGACTGGTCGGGGATTCGGGCATGCCGCTGGTGGATGGCGACCGGCTGACGCTGGTCAAGAATGATGGAGCCAAACCTTCCTTCACCGGCTCCCTGCGGACGGCGGCACCCGGTCTGCCGCGCGTTCTGGCGGAAATTCCCAAGAATGGCGGGCCGATCCGGCTGAGCATGGCCGAATATCGCGCTGAAAATGGCGCGGCTCTGGCGCTGCCCCGGATGGAGATAGTGGCCAAGGGCGGCGAAATCCGCTGGCGGGGCGAGGCGGTGGCCTCTGGCGCGCTGGCGCCGGGGGTGAAGGTGGCAGGCCTGCATCTGCCGCTCGACGGTACGGGCGGGGCGCAGGGCGCGCGTCTTTGGTCCTCGTGCACGCCGATCACCTTTGCCGGGCTGGAAGCCAAGGGGCTCAGCCTGAGCGCGGGCAAGCTGGCGGCCTGTCCGATCACGGGGCCTTTGCTGACGCTGGACCGGGGCGGGTGGCGCGCGGGCGTTCGGCTGGCGGGGCTGGATCTGAACGGGCGGATGGGCGATTCGCCGTTGAGGCTGAACGGCGGGGCGATGGAATTGCGCGCCGGGGCCGGGCGTGATGCCGCGCTCAATGCGCAGAATGTTTCGGTCCAACTGGGCAAGCCGGGTGAGGGAACGGCGCTGAAGCTGGCCTCGGTGACGGCGCAGATGGGCACGGGCGCTGCGGGCGATTTCAAGGGGCTGGAGGGATCGCTGGCCGCAGTGCCGATGCTGATCCGGAATGGCGCGGGGCAATGGCGCTATGCGGATGGCGCGCTGGCGCTGGCCGATGTTGCGCTGGAAGTGAGCGATGTGGAAACGCCCGCCCGCTTTGCCCCGCTCTCCGCACATGGCGCGGGCCTGACCATGAAGGATGGGGTGATTCGCGCCGATGCGGTGCTGCGCGAGCCCAAGAGCGATCGGCAGATCGTGCAGGTGGCCATTACGCATGATCTGGCGGGGGCCAAGGGCTTTGCCGATCTGACGGTGGATGGGCTGACTTTCGATGCCAAGCTGCAACCGGACGGGCTGACGGCGCTGGCGCTGGGCACGATTGCCAATGCGGCGGGGCGATTCGACGGCACGGGCCGGATCGACTGGGCCGACGGCAAGGTGACAAGCCATGGCAGGATCACCACACAGAGCTTTGATTTTGCGGGCCTTGCCGGACCTGTGAAGGGTGTGGCCGGGACGGTGGAATTCACCGACCTGCTAGGCCTTGTCACCGCGCCCCACCAGAGCCTGCGCATCGGTTCGATCAATCCGGGCATCGAGGCCACCGATGGCAAGATGCGCTTTACCATGCATCCGGGCTATCTGCTGGAAATCGAGGATGCGCGCTGGCCTTTCCTTGACGGCGAGATGGAGATGCTGCCGACCACGCTGCAATTGGGCGGGGCGGCGGTGCGCCGATTCGAATTGAAGCTCTCGGCCGTGAACGCGGCCAAGCTGATCACGCATATGGAAGTGTCCAATCTGGCCGCGACGGGGCTGTTTGATGGGCGTATCCCGCTGATTTTCGATCAGAATGGCGGGCGCGTTTCGGGCGGTGAACTGATCTCGCGGCCCGGCGGCGGCTCTGTCTCCTATGTGGGGCAATTGAGCTATCGCGATCTTTCGGCCATGGCCAATTTTGCCTTCCGCACGCTGCGCGATGTGCGTTTCAAGGAAATGCGAATCGGCCTCGACGGCGATCTGGCCGGTGAGGTGGTGACGCGCGTATCGATGAAGGGCCTGAGCCAGGGCAAGGGCGCGTCGAAGAATTTCCTGACCCGTCAGGTGGCGAAATTGCCTTTGCAATTCAATGTGAACATCCGCGCGCCCTTCTATCAGCTGATTGGCTCGCTGCGTTCGCTTTACGATTCGAACTATATCGGCGACCCGCGCGACAAGGGTCTGACCCTGCCGTCCATGCGCATCATGCCAACGCAAAACCCTTTGCCGAAAACCGCAACCATTCAGCCTTCAGTCAGCGAGCATCGTCCATGA
- the radC gene encoding RadC family protein gives MNPAPPSGEKLQQIAHDPSGHRARLRKRLLEGGEGALADHEIIEYLLMTAIPRRDTKPLARSLLARFGSLAGVFNADSAALAAHPGMGETSAAAIRIVALATRRLARHQVSEQPVLSTWQTLISYLTIDMAHLNVERVRALYLDTKFRLIRDEHLGDGSLDEAAIHPREVIRKALDLGAASMILVHNHPSGSPEPSRDDIHITKKIAEAGHHLGIAVHDHVVIGREGHVSLRQRGLL, from the coding sequence CTGAATCCCGCCCCGCCCTCAGGCGAAAAGCTGCAGCAGATCGCGCATGACCCCTCCGGCCATCGCGCGCGTTTGCGCAAAAGATTGCTCGAAGGCGGCGAAGGGGCGCTGGCCGATCATGAGATCATCGAATATCTGCTGATGACCGCGATTCCCCGGCGCGACACCAAACCGCTGGCGCGCAGCCTGCTGGCGCGGTTCGGCTCGCTGGCGGGGGTGTTCAATGCCGATTCGGCGGCGCTGGCCGCGCATCCGGGCATGGGCGAAACCAGCGCGGCCGCGATCCGCATCGTCGCGCTGGCCACGCGCCGCCTTGCCCGCCATCAGGTAAGCGAGCAGCCCGTTTTGAGCACCTGGCAGACGCTGATCTCGTATCTCACCATCGACATGGCGCATCTGAACGTCGAGCGGGTGCGCGCGCTCTATCTGGACACCAAGTTCCGCCTGATCCGCGACGAGCATCTGGGCGACGGCAGTTTGGACGAGGCGGCGATCCACCCGCGCGAGGTGATCCGCAAGGCGTTGGATCTGGGGGCGGCCTCGATGATTCTGGTCCACAATCACCCCTCCGGCTCGCCCGAACCCAGCCGGGATGACATTCACATCACAAAGAAGATTGCCGAGGCAGGTCATCATCTGGGCATTGCGGTGCATGATCATGTCGTGATCGGGCGCGAAGGGCATGTATCGCTGCGCCAGCGGGGGCTGCTATAA